The region CCCGTTCAAGTTCGCCCATCTCACAATCGTTGGCGAGCCCTGTCGATTCGGCGATCTGCACGAGGGTGCGGTCGTGGGATACGACGTCTGCCGGACAGCGCGCGGACTGTGCGTGAGCGTTCTACGGCTTTCCGAGCCGGGTTAACGGGGGCGGCTCCTCTCGCACGTTGCGGGAGAGGACCGGCCTGGGCGGCGGGCGCAGGTCGTCACGGCAACGCTCCCAATTTGCCCTGCCGGCGTGATACAACCGGGTGGGAATGAAGCGCGGCGAAGTCAACCATCGGCGGGTCGCCGTGCGGGCGGCACGATTTGGCCTCGTCCTGCTCGCCGCTTGCGGGCTGGTCGGGAGTGCCGCCGCCACGACCTTCGTGCCCATGGACGACGCGACGCTGCAAACGACGTCGGACCTGGTGGTCTCAGGCACCGTGACCGCCATCGAAACCATGCGCGGCGCGCCGCCGGGGTCGCTGCACACTTACGTTCACGTCCACATCGACGAGGTTCTGCAGGGCCGTATTGACAGTGAGTCCCTGGTGCTGCGCGAGCCGGGTGGCCGGCTCGGCGGGACTACGGAATGGGTGTTCGGCGCGCCCGAGTTCTCGGTGGGAGAGCGCGCGGTTCTGTTTCTGGTCCGCAACCCGGATGGGACTTTACGAACCAACCAGATGGCATTGGGCAAGTACACCATCACGTTCGATGGGTCGGGAAGGCCTGCGGCGACGCGCGACCTCGGTGCCGGCACGGAGGCCTTCTTGCCCGCTTCCGGGGAGATCGTAGCGTCGGTGCCGGAACGTCGGCCGCTCGCCCGTTTGCTCGCCGAACTGCGGCGGCGAAGCGGTCATCGTTCCGGCGCCATCCGTGCGGCAGGGAAGACCATCGTTGCGGTTCCCCCGGAGCTGGCGCGGACGCCCACCGAGGCCTCCGATTCGTTCACGTACCTCGGTACGCCATCGCGCTGGATGTTGTCCGACTGTGGGCAGACGATTCCGTATCTCATCGACAGCGCCGGAGACGCCACGCTCGGGTTTACGGCGTCACTGGCGGCGACCACTGCGGCACTGGCGGCATGGTCAGGCGTGCCCGGAGGCAACTTGCACCTGATCGACGGGGGCACCATCGCCCCAACGGCATTTGCTGGCTGCGGCGAGAACCGAGTCATCTTCAACGACCCCTTCGACGAGATCGCCGACCCGACGAATTGCACCGGGGTGCTGGCAATGGGTGGTTATTGCAGCGGCAGCGGGCCGCCCTGCGCGGCGGCCCGTACGCGACTCAACGGCACCGATTTCGCGCCGATAGAGGTCGGCAAAGTCCTGTTCAACAACGGCTGGACCGGGTGCAGTTTCTGGCGGGCCGAGAACCTTGCCGAGATCGCCACGCACGAAATCGGCCACACCCTGGGCTTCGGTCATTCCGCCGACAGCAATGCCACCATGTACGGGGTCGCTCATTTCGACGGGCGCGGCGCCGGACTGCGTGCCGACGACGAGAACGCCGTGCGCTTTGTGTACCCGCCGCTCACCACCCCGGAGACGCGCACTCCGACGCCCACGGTGACCCGCTCGCCGACCCGTACCGCGACGCCATCGCGCACGGCGACACCCTCTCGCACGGCGACTCGCACCCCAACGCCGTCGCGAACTCCCATGCCGACGGCGACCCGAACGCCGTCACGCACGGCGACCGTCACGCGCACCGGGACTTCGACGCGCACCCCTTCGGCCACTCGCACCGCCACCGTGACTGCCACGGCGACGATTACCGCCACAGCGACACCTACCTCCACGTCTGAGGCGACGCCGACGCCAACCGACACCCCGACCGCGACTCCCTCGCCCGTGCTGCGGCTCGATGGTTCGGTTGCCTATTACGCGCGGCCCGTGCCTGTGCCGGGGGCCACGTTGACACTGAGCGGGGCGGCGGTGCTGACTTCGCTCAGCGACAGCGGCGGTCAATTCGCGTTCGACAACCTGGAGCCGGGTGACTGGGGGCTTCGAGCGGCGAAGGTGGGCGGGGTCAATGGCGCGATCACGGCGCTCGATGCCGCACACGCGTTGCAGGCTACCGCCGGCGCGCGCCAGCTCGATGCACTGCAGGCGATCGCCTGCGATGTCAGCGGCAATGGTACGGTCAGTGCCTTCGACGCGTCGTTGATACTGAGGTACGTGGTGGGAATCGAATCCGGTCTGCCGGCGTCGGCTGCCTGCGGCATGGAGTGGTCTTTCGCCCCGGTCCCCGCTCCGTTGCCGGGCCAGACCATCTTCGCGCCCGGTATTGCCGGGCCGGTCTGCAGCGCCGGCGCGATTGCCTACGCGTCGCTGGTTGGGCCGGCCGGCGGACAGAGCTTCCTCGGTATTTTGCACGGGGACTGCACCGGCAACTGGGACCCGAGCGACTCGGGCTCCGTGACGCCGCCGGGGACCGTCCGTTTGGGGAGCGCCCGCCTGCGACGGACCGCCTCGGGTCGTCGAATCCTTGCCTTGCCGGTCACGGTATCGGTCAAGGGTGGCTACCTCGGCCTCGAGGTGCACCTCGGCTACGATCGCGACAGCCTTCTTCCACGACGAGTGCGCCGAGCGGCGGCCCGCCGCGAGGCTCTCGTCGAGAGCAACATCGGACAACCCGGAGAACTGGCCGTCGCTCTCGCCAGCCCGGTACCACTCCCGGCCGGCGTCGGCTTCGTGGTGGAATTCGACCTCCTTTCGGGAGGGTCTTACCGGGGCGGTGTGAACATGCGCCGCGCCATCGTCGGCGGGCAGTCTTGACCTGGCGATGAGGAGATCGGCGCGGCCCTACGAGCTACGCCGGCGAGCCGCCTTGCGGTGGCGGCGCGGTGCGTGAGTGGCAGCGGCCGCCGTCGAGGAGGCCGCGGGCGGCGCGGCGAGTCCGCCCAGCAGTTCGCGGAAATGGATTCCAGCCCAGATCGCGAAGGGAAAGAGCTGAGTGTCGAACGCCTGCGTGAAAGCGTCGGCGAAGCCGTAGAGCCAGCGTGAAGCGCTGGAGTAATAGTAGGCGCTGTAAGTTCCGAGGTGACGCGCGTAGAACGCCCTGACCGTCAGCGTCAGATCCAGCACCTGCAGCACCAGCGCGATTGCCAGCGCCAGGCCGAGCCGGAACGCCTTGCTCCGCCAGGTCGGGGCCGGAGTTGCGAGCATCAGCGGAATCAAGAGGACTATATTGGCTTGCACCCACTCGGCCGGAATTCCCGGGGTGGGAACCTGCGGAAAGAGACGATGTTGGAAAAAGATCGCCGTGCGATCGACGCGCAGGTTGGTCACGCGGTGCAAATCGGGGTCGGCGGACGACTCCACGAGGTACAGGAAACCCTGCGTCAGCGTCCCGAGCATTTGCGTGTAGCTCGGGGCGATCGGTTTCCAGACGGCGTACGTCAGCACGAAGAAGAACAGCAGCCGGCCGAAAAACGGCAGGGGCTTAATGCCCAGGCGCATCCGCAAACCGTCCTGCCCAGAAGAGCCAGGTCGCTACGGCAACCCCGACGACGAGAGCCTGGGCCACGTACACGTGGGTGTCGTGGAAATACTCGTTCGCAAACAATCCGACGAGGAACAGCCCGACGACCCGGATCAGGTTTGCGCCATTGATGATCGCGAGTCCGACCGCGGTGCCGATCAACTTGGCGCGCCGGCTCGTCGGATAGGCGAACACCGCCGACAGGTAGATCATGCTCGGTACCGCTCCCGAGCAGGCCGGGCTGACGTCGACGACGAAGTTCCCGGAGGCGAGATTGGTTCCGTCGATGCGGACCGGAAAGCCGATCACGAAGCCGACCGCCTTGAGCAGTGCCCAACTAATCCACGCACTGACCTGGGCCAGCACCCACGCGATGTCGAGCCGTTGGACTATCGGCTCGTACGTCAACAAGGAGAACAGTACCGTTATCAGGGCGACGAAAGTCGCCACTACCCGCACCGGGACCCAGTACGTACCGAACAGCCTGGCGATAGAAATCCTCGGCACCTCCCAGTCCCCGTTCCACGCGACCCTCAGTTCATGGCGGCGGGATATGCCAAAGTCAAGGCAGCCCCGGCCCACGGCGACCCGGTTTGACAGGGCGGCCACCCATTCGTATCGTCCCCGCCGCCCAATGCACGCCAGACTCGCACTCCTCTCTCGAATCGCCGAATGGCTGCTCCGCCTGTGTGCGGTTGCATTGCTCGTTGCCACCGTCGCCGGGGCCTTCGCGGTTTACATGACCGCCACCGGTCAGAACCTCGGTCTGCTGCGGCGCGCCGCCGCCCTGATCGGCACGCTCGCTGCCGGGCAGCACACGGAGCGGATGGAACTCGACGTCCGCGTCGTTCCCGGCGCCGGCACGCTCTCGGGGACGGCGGGGCTCGCCGTGCGCGTTCGCGAGGACGGCCGAAGGCGGTTCTACTTCCTCCTCAACGAGGGTCTCGGCATCGAATCGGTGACCGCATCGGGGTTGCCTCCGGGGGCCCGGATCGCCGCCTATCGCCTCTGGCTGATCACCGTGGTCGACGTCGGCGTGCCGCTGCCGAGGGATACGCTGGTGGATTTCCGTTTGACGTACGCTGGCCGGCCGGCGTCGGCACTGGAGTTCGGCGGCAGTAGCGCGCCGATCGGTGCCGCCGGGGTGCTGCTCGATCCCGGTGCGTTCTGGTATCCGGCCGATCTGCAAGGGTTCTTCGTTGCCGATACCACCGTAACCGTCCCGGCAACCTTCACCGTGGTGCATAACGGTGCGGAAGTCGCGGCCCACCGGCGCGGCCACGAGCGGGTGGTGCGCTGGACGCTGCCGCGGCCGGTTGCGGGCCTGGCCCTGGTTGCCGGTCGCTACACGGTCAGCGGCGAGGAAGGCGCGGATTTCGGTTTGCGGGTGGCTCTCGAGGAAGGTATCGATCTCGATCCGGCGCGCATTCGCGGCCTGATGCGGTCCGCGCACGGCGTCTTGACCGAGCGCTTTGGTCCGAGCGGTTTTGGGACCGCAACGCTTTTCGTCAGCCGCGATCTGCGCCGCGGCTTCAACGACGGCTCGGGAGTTATGGGCCTGGCGATGCGCTACTTTCGCGCCGGAGACTACGGTTTTGCCGTGATCGCCCACGAACTCGCCCACAACTGGTGGGGCAGCACGGTGGCCGAACGGTGGCTCGTTCCGGGCACCGGCGGCGAGTGGATCGTCGAAGGGTTTGCCGGTCTTGGCAGTCTCGTTGCGGCCGAGGCCGTCTACGGGCCGGAAGCGCTGGCGCGCCGGTTAAGCGGCGAGTTCTTCGATCCCGAGCGCCAGGGCGTGCTCTCCGAGATGTCGGTCATCGATAACGTCGTCGACGAAGCCCGCAGCCGCGACACCATCTATCGCAAGGGCGCGTACGTGGCGATGATGCTGCGCACGATCCTCGGGGACGAGGCTTACTTCGGCGGTCTGCGGACGTTTCTCGACCAGTATCGGTACCGGCAGGTGTCCGACCGCGACCTGCAGCAGACTCTGGAAACGGCGAGCGGGCAGTCACTCGATTCGTACTTCGCCCAGTGGGTTCGTTCCCCGGCGCTCGCCGATCTCGCGCTCGACGGCACCACGGTGCGCGAGGCGACGGTGCAGAACGTCGGAGCGGCGGCGCTCCCCGGACCGTTCGCTCTCTGGCGGCTACCGGCTGCCGGTCCGCCGGAACGCCTGACCGCCGGCCTGGGCGATACGGTTCCGCTGGCCCCCGGGGACACGCTGATCCTCGATCCGTTGCTGACGTGGGCCGATATGTGGCGCGAGAACAACCGCTACCCGCGCCGCGACGCCCCGGTCTTCGTCGCCGCCGCGGATGGCGCACGTGCGGTCACGCGTGGCGAGCGTTTTCCATGGGCCCGCGGGAGCGTGGAACGTGTGGTTGCGGGCGGGGCGAACGTCACCTGGAATTTCGATCGCGGCTTCGCGCAAGAGCCGATGTGGATGCCCGACGGTTCCACCGTCCTGGTCAGCGCCTCGGAAGCGCCGCACGCGCTGCCGGCCGTTGTCCTGCTGGCCGACAAGGACACCCGCACGCGTCTCGGGTTCGCGCTCA is a window of Candidatus Binatia bacterium DNA encoding:
- a CDS encoding matrixin family metalloprotease; the protein is MKRGEVNHRRVAVRAARFGLVLLAACGLVGSAAATTFVPMDDATLQTTSDLVVSGTVTAIETMRGAPPGSLHTYVHVHIDEVLQGRIDSESLVLREPGGRLGGTTEWVFGAPEFSVGERAVLFLVRNPDGTLRTNQMALGKYTITFDGSGRPAATRDLGAGTEAFLPASGEIVASVPERRPLARLLAELRRRSGHRSGAIRAAGKTIVAVPPELARTPTEASDSFTYLGTPSRWMLSDCGQTIPYLIDSAGDATLGFTASLAATTAALAAWSGVPGGNLHLIDGGTIAPTAFAGCGENRVIFNDPFDEIADPTNCTGVLAMGGYCSGSGPPCAAARTRLNGTDFAPIEVGKVLFNNGWTGCSFWRAENLAEIATHEIGHTLGFGHSADSNATMYGVAHFDGRGAGLRADDENAVRFVYPPLTTPETRTPTPTVTRSPTRTATPSRTATPSRTATRTPTPSRTPMPTATRTPSRTATVTRTGTSTRTPSATRTATVTATATITATATPTSTSEATPTPTDTPTATPSPVLRLDGSVAYYARPVPVPGATLTLSGAAVLTSLSDSGGQFAFDNLEPGDWGLRAAKVGGVNGAITALDAAHALQATAGARQLDALQAIACDVSGNGTVSAFDASLILRYVVGIESGLPASAACGMEWSFAPVPAPLPGQTIFAPGIAGPVCSAGAIAYASLVGPAGGQSFLGILHGDCTGNWDPSDSGSVTPPGTVRLGSARLRRTASGRRILALPVTVSVKGGYLGLEVHLGYDRDSLLPRRVRRAAARREALVESNIGQPGELAVALASPVPLPAGVGFVVEFDLLSGGSYRGGVNMRRAIVGGQS
- a CDS encoding archaeosortase/exosortase family protein, producing MPRISIARLFGTYWVPVRVVATFVALITVLFSLLTYEPIVQRLDIAWVLAQVSAWISWALLKAVGFVIGFPVRIDGTNLASGNFVVDVSPACSGAVPSMIYLSAVFAYPTSRRAKLIGTAVGLAIINGANLIRVVGLFLVGLFANEYFHDTHVYVAQALVVGVAVATWLFWAGRFADAPGH